A single Drechmeria coniospora strain ARSEF 6962 chromosome 03, whole genome shotgun sequence DNA region contains:
- a CDS encoding vesicle transport v-snare protein, with product MSAQSGSGGWVQLRQQARTLESQTESLFHTYSQFSTAATIPPKPTEEERETEGKIDELLEKRESVIEQLARLLDSEASLTSSALKQNNLSLLREKLSSHKRDVGRLRSTLQHARSRANLLTNVQSDIDQYRANNPEAAEAEYMIGERNRIDNSHNMTDSVLSQAYAVNDSFGLQRETLANINRRITMAASQVPGINSLINRISAKKRRDGIIMGCFIAACFVLFFMLS from the exons ATGTCTGCACAATCAGGAAGCGGAGGCTGGGTTCAGCTGCGGCAGCAGGCGAGGACTCTGGAGTCGCAG ACGGAAAGCCTCTTTCATACGTATTCTCAGTTCTCTACTGCCGCGACGATCCCACCGAAACCAacggaggaggagcgtgAGACGGAAGGCAAGATCGATGAGTTGCTGGAAAAG AGAGAATCCGTCATTGAACAGCTCGCACGGCTCCTCGACTCGGAGGCGTCGCTCACGTCGTCTGCCCTCAAGCAAAACAATCTCTCGCTGCTGCGGGAGAAGCTCTCCTCCCACAAGcgcgacgtcggccggctgCGCAGCACCCTCCAGCACGCCCGCAGCAGGGCCAACCTCCTGACCAACGTGCAGTCCGACATTGACCAGTACCGGGCCAACAAccccgaggcggccgaggccgagtaCATGATTGGCGAGCGCAACCGCATCGACAACAGCCACAACATGACGGACAGCGTGCTGAGCCAGGCGTACGCCGTCAACGACAGCTTCGGCCTGCAGAGGGAGACGCTGGCCAACATCAACCGGCGCATCACCATGGCTGCGAGCCAGGTGCCGGGCATCAACTCGCTCATCAACAGGATATCAGCCAAGAAGCGCAGAGACGGCATCATCATGGGCTGCTTCATCGCCGCTTGCTTCGTCCTGTTCTTTATGCTGTCATGA